One genomic window of Motacilla alba alba isolate MOTALB_02 chromosome 3, Motacilla_alba_V1.0_pri, whole genome shotgun sequence includes the following:
- the LOC119698749 gene encoding transmembrane protein 121-like isoform X1 encodes MSRMASRACTAPAWQRRARRGQPSCSAVPHSHQPSFILHFIRGAGSPPEQLPSSSAWMVPPPPVSKPHVCLSTVLIMTSLVLMDAYLVEQSQGSRKLGICVMVAVGDVCFLLVLRYVAIWVGAEVKTAKRGYAMILWFLYVFVLEIKVYFVYQNYKADRKSLDLIARKALTLLLSICIPALYVLLVATEHMEYVRTFKKKEDLRNRLFWVIVDMLDVLDIQANLWEPQKKGLPLWAEGIMFFYCYILLLVLPCVSLCEISMQGIGIVPHRMMLYPMLSMLTVNIATIFIRGSNMVFFRDARVSSIFMGKNMLAIGMKVCMFVQYQRHQHHAPPGPDPQHSTPAQLPTGLRKARDQPACPEELAQDNT; translated from the exons ATGAGCAGGATGGCGTCCCGGGCGTGCACAGCCCCGGCGTGGCAGAGGCGGGCTCGGCGTGGGCAGCCCTCGTGCAGCGCTGTGCCACACAGTCATCAGCCCAGTTTCATCCTCCATTTCATCCGGGGGGCTGGCTcccctccagagcagctgccaagTTCTTCTGCCTG GATGGTTCCCCCACCACCTGTCAGCAAGCCCCATGTGTGCCTCTCCACAGTGCTCATCATGACCAGCCTTGTCCTCATGGATGCCTACCTggtggagcagagccagggctccaGGAAGCTGGGCATCTGTGTCATGGTGGCAGTGGGTGATGTATGCTTCCTGCTGGTCCTCCGCTACGTGGCTATCTGGGTCGGGGCAGAGGTAAAGACAGCTAAGCGAGGATATGCCATGATCCTCTGGTTCCTCTACGTCTTCGTTCTGGAGATCAAAGTCTACTTTGTATACCAGAATTATAAAGCTGACCGGAAAAGCTTGGATCTCATAGCCCGCAAAGCGTTGACcttgctgctctccatctgcATCCCAGCTCTCTACGTGTTGTTGGTGGCCACAGAGCACATGGAGTATGTCAGAACATTCAAGAAGAAGGAAGATCTCCGCAACCGCCTTTTCTGGGTCATTGTGGACATGCTGGACGTGCTGGACATCCAGGCCAACCTGTGGGAGCCTCAGAAGAAAGGGCTGCCGCTCTGGGCTGAGGGCATCATGTTCTTCTACTGCTACATCTTGCTCCTGGTCCTGCCCTGCGTGTCCCTGTGCGAGATCAGCATGCAGGGGATCGGCATCGTGCCGCACCGGATGATGCTCTACCCCATGCTGAGCATGCTCACCGTCAACATCGCCACCATCTTCATCCGAGGCAGCAACATGGTCTTCTTCAGGGATGCCCGGGTCTCCAGCATCTTCATGGGCAAGAACATGCTGGCCATTGGCATGAAGGTCTGTATGTTTGTGCAGTACCAGCGGCACCAGCACCAcgccccgccggggccggaCCCGCAGCACagcaccccagcccagctgcccacGGGGCTGCGCAAGGCCCGGGACCAGCCTGCCTGCCCCGAGGAGCTGGCCCAGGACAACACGTGA
- the LOC119698749 gene encoding transmembrane protein 121-like isoform X2, with protein sequence MLLGPGMHDCAGRLLPQPKSRSSVLIMTSLVLMDAYLVEQSQGSRKLGICVMVAVGDVCFLLVLRYVAIWVGAEVKTAKRGYAMILWFLYVFVLEIKVYFVYQNYKADRKSLDLIARKALTLLLSICIPALYVLLVATEHMEYVRTFKKKEDLRNRLFWVIVDMLDVLDIQANLWEPQKKGLPLWAEGIMFFYCYILLLVLPCVSLCEISMQGIGIVPHRMMLYPMLSMLTVNIATIFIRGSNMVFFRDARVSSIFMGKNMLAIGMKVCMFVQYQRHQHHAPPGPDPQHSTPAQLPTGLRKARDQPACPEELAQDNT encoded by the exons atgctgctgggccCAGGGATGCACGACTGCGCCGGACGCCTGCTCCCTCAGCCAAAAAGCAGGAGTTCAG TGCTCATCATGACCAGCCTTGTCCTCATGGATGCCTACCTggtggagcagagccagggctccaGGAAGCTGGGCATCTGTGTCATGGTGGCAGTGGGTGATGTATGCTTCCTGCTGGTCCTCCGCTACGTGGCTATCTGGGTCGGGGCAGAGGTAAAGACAGCTAAGCGAGGATATGCCATGATCCTCTGGTTCCTCTACGTCTTCGTTCTGGAGATCAAAGTCTACTTTGTATACCAGAATTATAAAGCTGACCGGAAAAGCTTGGATCTCATAGCCCGCAAAGCGTTGACcttgctgctctccatctgcATCCCAGCTCTCTACGTGTTGTTGGTGGCCACAGAGCACATGGAGTATGTCAGAACATTCAAGAAGAAGGAAGATCTCCGCAACCGCCTTTTCTGGGTCATTGTGGACATGCTGGACGTGCTGGACATCCAGGCCAACCTGTGGGAGCCTCAGAAGAAAGGGCTGCCGCTCTGGGCTGAGGGCATCATGTTCTTCTACTGCTACATCTTGCTCCTGGTCCTGCCCTGCGTGTCCCTGTGCGAGATCAGCATGCAGGGGATCGGCATCGTGCCGCACCGGATGATGCTCTACCCCATGCTGAGCATGCTCACCGTCAACATCGCCACCATCTTCATCCGAGGCAGCAACATGGTCTTCTTCAGGGATGCCCGGGTCTCCAGCATCTTCATGGGCAAGAACATGCTGGCCATTGGCATGAAGGTCTGTATGTTTGTGCAGTACCAGCGGCACCAGCACCAcgccccgccggggccggaCCCGCAGCACagcaccccagcccagctgcccacGGGGCTGCGCAAGGCCCGGGACCAGCCTGCCTGCCCCGAGGAGCTGGCCCAGGACAACACGTGA
- the LOC119698749 gene encoding transmembrane protein 121-like isoform X4, translating to MTSLVLMDAYLVEQSQGSRKLGICVMVAVGDVCFLLVLRYVAIWVGAEVKTAKRGYAMILWFLYVFVLEIKVYFVYQNYKADRKSLDLIARKALTLLLSICIPALYVLLVATEHMEYVRTFKKKEDLRNRLFWVIVDMLDVLDIQANLWEPQKKGLPLWAEGIMFFYCYILLLVLPCVSLCEISMQGIGIVPHRMMLYPMLSMLTVNIATIFIRGSNMVFFRDARVSSIFMGKNMLAIGMKVCMFVQYQRHQHHAPPGPDPQHSTPAQLPTGLRKARDQPACPEELAQDNT from the coding sequence ATGACCAGCCTTGTCCTCATGGATGCCTACCTggtggagcagagccagggctccaGGAAGCTGGGCATCTGTGTCATGGTGGCAGTGGGTGATGTATGCTTCCTGCTGGTCCTCCGCTACGTGGCTATCTGGGTCGGGGCAGAGGTAAAGACAGCTAAGCGAGGATATGCCATGATCCTCTGGTTCCTCTACGTCTTCGTTCTGGAGATCAAAGTCTACTTTGTATACCAGAATTATAAAGCTGACCGGAAAAGCTTGGATCTCATAGCCCGCAAAGCGTTGACcttgctgctctccatctgcATCCCAGCTCTCTACGTGTTGTTGGTGGCCACAGAGCACATGGAGTATGTCAGAACATTCAAGAAGAAGGAAGATCTCCGCAACCGCCTTTTCTGGGTCATTGTGGACATGCTGGACGTGCTGGACATCCAGGCCAACCTGTGGGAGCCTCAGAAGAAAGGGCTGCCGCTCTGGGCTGAGGGCATCATGTTCTTCTACTGCTACATCTTGCTCCTGGTCCTGCCCTGCGTGTCCCTGTGCGAGATCAGCATGCAGGGGATCGGCATCGTGCCGCACCGGATGATGCTCTACCCCATGCTGAGCATGCTCACCGTCAACATCGCCACCATCTTCATCCGAGGCAGCAACATGGTCTTCTTCAGGGATGCCCGGGTCTCCAGCATCTTCATGGGCAAGAACATGCTGGCCATTGGCATGAAGGTCTGTATGTTTGTGCAGTACCAGCGGCACCAGCACCAcgccccgccggggccggaCCCGCAGCACagcaccccagcccagctgcccacGGGGCTGCGCAAGGCCCGGGACCAGCCTGCCTGCCCCGAGGAGCTGGCCCAGGACAACACGTGA
- the LOC119698749 gene encoding transmembrane protein 121-like isoform X3, with product MVPPPPVSKPHVCLSTVLIMTSLVLMDAYLVEQSQGSRKLGICVMVAVGDVCFLLVLRYVAIWVGAEVKTAKRGYAMILWFLYVFVLEIKVYFVYQNYKADRKSLDLIARKALTLLLSICIPALYVLLVATEHMEYVRTFKKKEDLRNRLFWVIVDMLDVLDIQANLWEPQKKGLPLWAEGIMFFYCYILLLVLPCVSLCEISMQGIGIVPHRMMLYPMLSMLTVNIATIFIRGSNMVFFRDARVSSIFMGKNMLAIGMKVCMFVQYQRHQHHAPPGPDPQHSTPAQLPTGLRKARDQPACPEELAQDNT from the coding sequence ATGGTTCCCCCACCACCTGTCAGCAAGCCCCATGTGTGCCTCTCCACAGTGCTCATCATGACCAGCCTTGTCCTCATGGATGCCTACCTggtggagcagagccagggctccaGGAAGCTGGGCATCTGTGTCATGGTGGCAGTGGGTGATGTATGCTTCCTGCTGGTCCTCCGCTACGTGGCTATCTGGGTCGGGGCAGAGGTAAAGACAGCTAAGCGAGGATATGCCATGATCCTCTGGTTCCTCTACGTCTTCGTTCTGGAGATCAAAGTCTACTTTGTATACCAGAATTATAAAGCTGACCGGAAAAGCTTGGATCTCATAGCCCGCAAAGCGTTGACcttgctgctctccatctgcATCCCAGCTCTCTACGTGTTGTTGGTGGCCACAGAGCACATGGAGTATGTCAGAACATTCAAGAAGAAGGAAGATCTCCGCAACCGCCTTTTCTGGGTCATTGTGGACATGCTGGACGTGCTGGACATCCAGGCCAACCTGTGGGAGCCTCAGAAGAAAGGGCTGCCGCTCTGGGCTGAGGGCATCATGTTCTTCTACTGCTACATCTTGCTCCTGGTCCTGCCCTGCGTGTCCCTGTGCGAGATCAGCATGCAGGGGATCGGCATCGTGCCGCACCGGATGATGCTCTACCCCATGCTGAGCATGCTCACCGTCAACATCGCCACCATCTTCATCCGAGGCAGCAACATGGTCTTCTTCAGGGATGCCCGGGTCTCCAGCATCTTCATGGGCAAGAACATGCTGGCCATTGGCATGAAGGTCTGTATGTTTGTGCAGTACCAGCGGCACCAGCACCAcgccccgccggggccggaCCCGCAGCACagcaccccagcccagctgcccacGGGGCTGCGCAAGGCCCGGGACCAGCCTGCCTGCCCCGAGGAGCTGGCCCAGGACAACACGTGA